A stretch of DNA from Ignavibacteriota bacterium:
CGTTTCCTACGCCGGTGGACATAATTTTTTCACGCTCAAAAATTGCTGAACGAACTTTTTCTTTGTCTAAAATTTTTGGAGATTGACTTGCAACCTCGACTAACGCGTTGATGATTTCGTCTTTTGTGGTTCCCGAAAGATTGACCACCACGAACTTTTCTTCGAGAATGTCACTGATTTTCATGTTGTCAAGTAGTAAAATGGTGAGAGATGTTCGAGTTCTCTCTGGTTTTTTGGGAATGCTAATCTCGCTTGAGATGAGCTGGTTATTGGAAAAGCCGGAAAAAATGTAAGAAAATTTTGTCTGATAGCAAAATGACTAACTGACAAAATTAAACATAAAATTAGATGGACTCCACCTGTCTCGAAGAGATGGCTCGCCACAGGTGGAGTTTATCTGGAACTTAAAGAGCGCTCTTCAAATCCGCGATGATATCGTCAACATCCTCGAGCCCGACGGAAATTCTCACCAAGCCATCCGTCACTCCGATTTTCTGTCGTTGCTCATACGGAATAGATGCGTGAGTCATTGTCGCAGGATGAGAGATGAGTGTTTCCACACCGCCCAAACTTTCTGCTAACGCGCACAACCGGACTCGCTTGAGAAATCTCTTTGCCGCTTCCAAACTTCCGAGGTCGAACGAAATCATGCCACCGAAGTTTTTCATCTGTCGCTTCGCCAGATGATGTTGCGGATGTTCCGGCAATCCCGGGTAATACACTCGTTTGATTTTCTTTTGTTTTGATAACCATTGGGCGACTTTCATTGCACTTTCGCCATGTCGTTCCATTCGGACGGCAAGAGTTTTTGTCCCGCGCAGACAAAGCCATGCATCGAACGGACTGAGAATACCTCCAACAGCTTTTTGGAAGAAACGAAGTCGCTCGGTGATTTTCTTATTGTTGGTGATGACCATTCCACCGAGCATGTCGCTATGTCCGTTCAGATATTTTGTAAGACTGTGAACGACGACATCGAATCCGCAGTCGAGCGGTCGTTGGAGGTATGGCGTGGCAAATGTGTTATCGCACACGGAGATGAGTTTGTGTTGCTTTGCCAACTTCGCTATCGCTTTCAGGTCGGTGATTTCCATTGTCGGATTCGTTGGCGTCTCGATGAACAACATTTTCGTGTTCGGTTTGATTGCTTTCCGAACGAGCGGAAGGTTCGTCGTGTCAACAAAATCAAACAGCAAACCGTACTCTTCGAGCACCATTTTTCCGATGCGATACGTTCCGCCATACACATTGTGCGATACAAGAATGTGGTCGCCGGGTTTCAGCAATCGAAAAATTGCATCAATCGCCGCCATGCCGGAGCCGAATGCCATTCCGTCCTTTCCGTTTTCCAGCGCGGCGATGTTCATTTCAAGCGCATCGCGTGTCGGATTGGAAACGCGGGAATACTCATAGCCCTTGTTCTTGCCGAGTTCTTCCTGCACGTAGGTTGAAGTTAAATGTACCGGCATCATTACTGAACCGGTTGTCGGGTCAGGTTTCTGCCCTGCGTGGATTGCGTTGGTGGAAAAGTTCATAATTTGCAATCAATAATAAATAAATCTGCGTACTTAATAATTTGGTAAAAAAATAATTAACTGATATTAAGAAACATGAAGTGTTTTAATATCAGAAAGGTAAAGATATATATTTATGTTGCTTGATATATTATAATGGTTCGTGTCTTTTCTGTTCAAGAATATTACGGATTTTTTTTAGTAGGTTTTCTGGCTCATACGGTTTGGGAAGGAAATCAGAAACTCCCTCATTTAACAAGTCCTGTTTTAATTCTGGTATCAAATAACCACTTACAAAAATTACTCTGACTTCTGAATTGATTTTCTTAATTTTTTTGAACACATCGAAACCAGCCATTTTTGGCAAACCCATATCTAAAATAACTAGCTGAATTATATTTTTATATCGTTTGTATTTTTTATAAGCTTGTTCCCCATCATTTGCACTAATGATTCTATAACCTTGTCCTTTTAATAACCCTGTTACATAATCGGAAAGAAGTCTTTCATCCTCTACAAATAAAATTGTTTCAGTTCCTGTAAGGACTTTGGTTGAATTATTATTTATTGAATCCTTTTCCGAAACCATTTTCTCTTCTATTGGTAATAGTAATATTATAGTGGTACCTTTGTTAAGTTGACTTTGTACGTCGATGTAACCAAAATGCTCCTTAATGATTCCATATACAACAGCTAAGCCCAATCCTGTACCTTTTCCTATTTCCTTTGTAGTAAAAAAAGGTTCGAAAATCCTGTTTAAAGTAATATCATCCATTCCAATGCCATTATCAATGATTTGAATTGTCAAATATTCAATATCTCTTGCGTTGCTAAATTTATTTCTGATTTTTTTTCCTGAGATAGTATTAACATTGATATTTAACGTACCTCCATTTGGCATGGCATCTCTTGCGTTAATACATAAATTTAATATTGCTTGTGAAATCTGACTTGGATCTCCATTAATTGGAGGAAGATTATTTTTTATATCTGTTATAATTGAAATGGTTTTTGGAAATGTTTCAGACAATAGTTGTACAATTTCTTTAATAAGAGTATGAATATTCAATTGATGGAAGACAGTATCACTTTTTCTTGCAAATGCTAATAATTGTTTGACTAGTCCCGTAGCTCTTTCGGCGGCTGTTGTGATAGCTTTTAAAGCCTTTGATTGTTGTTCGTTTATTTTTGTCTTACTAATTAAAGTTGAATAACCTATAATAATACCTAAGATATTATTGAAATCATGTGCTACACCACCCGCTAAAGTTCCTAACGATTCCAGCCGTTGTGAATGTAATAGCTGTGATTGCAAAATTTTTTCCTCATTATCCTTCCTTTCA
This window harbors:
- a CDS encoding SIR2 family protein, with the protein product MNLFPKDLINAFVRNEAVAVIGSGPSSVIGLPNWKSLIQLMIKECELNLTINKQETDELYSLLKTGSFLEIAEECRNRLRPYLYRDFLTKTFDCSSIEPSVIHEKIIQLPFAALLTTNYDTMLEKAYRKFSKLQKDLPVITQKNVAKLAQLPSEKEYFILKLHGDIENIDTIVLTHKDYEEILHQNSAYRNILFNIAATKTLVFIGYGLNDPDLNLMLNEQVSIFRGYGRQHFAFIANAGTIKAKYFLEKYNLRIINYESKHGKRNLHIVINSLNQQIEEYRGDLATLSIPREMWLSQEKREVARAKEIMEHEQSICTQMQTTIPLERAKYLKIFINKAEFKPEHVDLVERSIIEGERKDNEEKILQSQLLHSQRLESLGTLAGGVAHDFNNILGIIIGYSTLISKTKINEQQSKALKAITTAAERATGLVKQLLAFARKSDTVFHQLNIHTLIKEIVQLLSETFPKTISIITDIKNNLPPINGDPSQISQAILNLCINARDAMPNGGTLNINVNTISGKKIRNKFSNARDIEYLTIQIIDNGIGMDDITLNRIFEPFFTTKEIGKGTGLGLAVVYGIIKEHFGYIDVQSQLNKGTTIILLLPIEEKMVSEKDSINNNSTKVLTGTETILFVEDERLLSDYVTGLLKGQGYRIISANDGEQAYKKYKRYKNIIQLVILDMGLPKMAGFDVFKKIKKINSEVRVIFVSGYLIPELKQDLLNEGVSDFLPKPYEPENLLKKIRNILEQKRHEPL
- a CDS encoding PLP-dependent transferase gives rise to the protein MNFSTNAIHAGQKPDPTTGSVMMPVHLTSTYVQEELGKNKGYEYSRVSNPTRDALEMNIAALENGKDGMAFGSGMAAIDAIFRLLKPGDHILVSHNVYGGTYRIGKMVLEEYGLLFDFVDTTNLPLVRKAIKPNTKMLFIETPTNPTMEITDLKAIAKLAKQHKLISVCDNTFATPYLQRPLDCGFDVVVHSLTKYLNGHSDMLGGMVITNNKKITERLRFFQKAVGGILSPFDAWLCLRGTKTLAVRMERHGESAMKVAQWLSKQKKIKRVYYPGLPEHPQHHLAKRQMKNFGGMISFDLGSLEAAKRFLKRVRLCALAESLGGVETLISHPATMTHASIPYEQRQKIGVTDGLVRISVGLEDVDDIIADLKSAL